In a single window of the Pseudohongiella acticola genome:
- a CDS encoding superoxide dismutase family protein encodes MINLKPIVTSVALATVLGACSQESDVVGTSAAVASQADSFSEFVAVLHSTDGNDVEGVVMFSNTEEGVRVGAQVSGLGPMSSHGFHIHRFGDCRAADASSAGGHFSPDGMPHGAPDEERSHDGDLGNLISNGAGVAQTNEVDPDLSFAGEDSILGRAVVIHASADDLESQPSGDAGPRVACGVIGVAS; translated from the coding sequence ATGATAAATCTGAAACCCATAGTAACCAGCGTTGCCCTGGCAACGGTCCTGGGGGCCTGCAGTCAGGAATCTGACGTCGTTGGGACCAGCGCCGCGGTGGCATCACAGGCTGATTCATTCTCCGAATTTGTTGCCGTTTTGCATTCGACTGATGGTAATGATGTTGAAGGCGTGGTGATGTTTTCCAATACTGAGGAAGGTGTCAGAGTAGGGGCACAGGTCAGTGGTCTGGGCCCGATGAGCTCTCACGGTTTCCATATCCACCGGTTCGGGGATTGTCGGGCGGCGGATGCCAGTTCTGCTGGTGGTCACTTTAGCCCGGATGGCATGCCACACGGTGCGCCGGACGAAGAACGAAGTCATGACGGTGACCTGGGCAACCTGATTAGCAATGGTGCCGGTGTCGCCCAGACCAATGAGGTTGACCCGGACTTATCATTTGCTGGCGAAGACTCCATACTGGGCCGTGCAGTTGTGATTCATGCCAGTGCCGATGATCTGGAGAGCCAGCCCTCCGGTGACGCCGGTCCACGCGTTGCGTGCGGCGTCATCGGTGTCGCCAGCTGA
- a CDS encoding M14 family metallopeptidase, with protein sequence MNVPKLHVWRNPLPDTFAGSLPEFLAELPGPTHIQLSGRDASRCRVVVTLLHGNEPSGVSAVHALLRQGIEPAVDLHIFIVNVDAARAPPLFSHRMLPGERDLNRCFRAPFDDNPQSQLARTLLDCWQALAPEALIDIHNTSGLGPSFGVITAIDPAHEALISLFTHRVVMTDLVMGSVMDLSGRFCPVVTIECGGARSEESDRTALIGLTQYASLTTVLDLNPSDVIMDYFHHPLRLELLPGALIGYGRELPKELGVTLYPDLEQLNFNYVEPGTELGGIKGELTEVLQAKSSDDTERLLHFFYVDRGRLYARVRMKFFMVTNNPEIARTDCLLYFVPA encoded by the coding sequence ATGAACGTGCCAAAGCTGCATGTCTGGCGCAATCCACTGCCGGATACTTTTGCCGGATCATTGCCTGAGTTTCTCGCAGAGTTGCCGGGACCCACCCATATCCAGTTGTCGGGCCGCGACGCCAGTCGCTGTCGCGTGGTGGTCACCTTGCTTCACGGCAATGAGCCTTCCGGGGTCAGCGCTGTGCACGCGTTATTGCGCCAGGGTATTGAGCCGGCGGTGGATCTGCATATTTTTATTGTGAATGTTGATGCGGCGCGGGCGCCGCCGTTATTCTCGCACAGAATGCTGCCGGGCGAGCGAGATCTGAACCGTTGCTTTAGGGCCCCGTTTGACGACAATCCGCAAAGCCAGCTCGCGCGGACACTTCTGGACTGCTGGCAGGCACTGGCGCCCGAAGCGCTGATTGATATTCACAACACCTCCGGTCTGGGACCATCGTTTGGTGTGATCACAGCGATTGATCCGGCGCACGAAGCATTGATCAGCCTGTTTACTCACCGCGTCGTGATGACGGATCTGGTGATGGGGTCGGTGATGGATCTCAGTGGTCGCTTCTGTCCTGTCGTCACCATTGAATGTGGTGGTGCCCGCAGCGAGGAGTCCGATCGCACAGCGCTGATTGGCTTGACACAGTACGCCAGTCTGACGACAGTGCTGGATCTGAATCCCAGCGATGTCATTATGGATTATTTCCATCACCCGCTGCGGCTTGAGTTGTTGCCGGGCGCCCTCATTGGCTATGGTCGTGAATTACCAAAGGAGCTGGGTGTCACGTTATATCCCGATCTGGAGCAACTCAACTTCAACTATGTTGAACCGGGCACGGAACTGGGTGGCATCAAGGGTGAGCTGACGGAGGTTCTGCAGGCCAAGAGTAGCGACGATACTGAACGCCTGTTGCATTTCTTCTACGTGGATCGGGGTCGCTTATACGCGCGCGTGCGTATGAAATTTTTTATGGTTACCAACAATCCCGAGATAGCCCGCACGGATTGCCTGCTTTATTTTGTGCCTGCATGA
- a CDS encoding DUF924 family protein yields the protein MPEDILTFWFDEIRPAQWWKKDASFDAMIVARFADLHAQASCCELYSWRSSAHGRLAEVLVLDQFSRNMFRDTPRSFSADPLALALAQEAVATGADAELSPIQRSFLYMPYMHSESLLIHERAIELYTRNGIAENLSFEIRHKEIIERFGRYPHRNTILGRESTTEELAFLKQPGSSF from the coding sequence ATGCCTGAGGACATTCTGACGTTCTGGTTCGACGAAATTAGACCAGCACAATGGTGGAAAAAAGACGCGAGCTTTGATGCGATGATTGTTGCGCGCTTCGCGGACCTGCATGCGCAGGCGAGCTGTTGTGAATTGTATTCCTGGCGCAGTTCCGCCCACGGACGCCTGGCCGAAGTGCTGGTACTGGACCAATTCTCGCGCAACATGTTCCGCGATACACCGCGCTCGTTCAGCGCCGATCCACTGGCGCTGGCACTCGCCCAGGAAGCTGTCGCAACGGGCGCCGACGCTGAGCTAAGCCCGATACAGCGCAGCTTTTTGTATATGCCATACATGCACAGTGAGTCCCTGCTTATTCACGAACGTGCCATTGAGCTGTATACCCGCAACGGCATCGCGGAAAACCTGAGCTTTGAGATCAGACACAAGGAAATCATTGAACGCTTCGGTCGTTATCCACACCGCAACACCATCCTGGGACGTGAGTCGACAACAGAAGAGCTGGCCTTCCTGAAGCAGCCGGGTTCATCATTCTGA
- the hemP gene encoding hemin uptake protein HemP, whose amino-acid sequence MAEHGHKAANASVSTTEPAISSKALFKGQRIISIEHNGEHYALRITASGKLILTK is encoded by the coding sequence ATGGCCGAACACGGTCACAAGGCGGCCAACGCCAGCGTCAGCACCACAGAACCCGCTATCAGCAGTAAAGCCCTGTTCAAAGGCCAAAGAATCATAAGCATTGAACATAATGGCGAACACTACGCCCTGCGCATCACTGCCAGCGGCAAGCTGATTTTAACCAAGTAA
- a CDS encoding TonB-dependent hemoglobin/transferrin/lactoferrin family receptor, translating to MPMPTIILSATPHIPCGRKTLSMLMPLLPLLPLLGGAISAHAQESDSVDEVLVTATYLQRSAQDIAGTVSVITDQEIKQTLADSLADVIRYQPGLGMDSAARGGDEGFSIRGIGGNRVLTVIDGVRSTDMYAAGPSSYGKDGFEVDDLKAVEVIRGPASVLYGADALGGVVLLRTRDAADYLAPGQGLHTELRAAGSSDNNQGKLGATIAGQSGRLGSVLQLTRRDFEEQDVNGSGSLNPQDGNSNNLFWKTQWEASASQSFSIAIDASEREIDTQLDSELSSSVSRSVGTDTTSRQRISLMHNWELQTSLVDNLSTRLHRQRTNADQQTGQTRTSYAFVNPRNPASFRGTQAERFTSLEFNQDTISGMIIAGKSLALGNTTHDMVYGISHEQTETERPRDRFDTDLSTGTISRAIPSYPMAPPEIFPNKTFPDTRTVRSGLFFQDEIALMDENLIVIPGVRYDRYQMDPDTESLFTGTGDISDWGGFEISKFDETKVSYNLGAIYRLNANLTTFAQYAEGFRPPNFDEANQAFVNLGHGYATVPNPDLKAETSQGMELGLRGTTDSGRFTLALFDNHYEDFIESALVGMQDGIMLFQDSNVGEARIYGAEATYDWQLNAQLSWRNSLAWARGHDETSDTALNSVDPVTLVSGLRYQRSDRWAIEGIATLVGNKSRVAADDQITGEAYQVFDLIGHYHLSRSASIRFGVFNVFDAQYARWSRIRGLSADDADAIADRQAPGTNARLAVNFSF from the coding sequence ATGCCCATGCCCACAATCATTTTATCAGCAACACCCCATATTCCATGCGGGCGCAAAACGCTCAGCATGCTGATGCCTTTGCTGCCCTTGCTACCATTACTCGGCGGCGCCATCTCGGCCCATGCTCAGGAAAGTGACTCTGTTGACGAGGTGCTCGTCACGGCGACCTATCTGCAACGGAGCGCTCAGGACATTGCGGGCACTGTGTCCGTAATCACTGACCAGGAAATAAAGCAGACACTGGCCGACAGCCTGGCTGATGTCATCCGCTACCAGCCGGGACTGGGCATGGACAGTGCCGCTCGCGGTGGCGATGAAGGTTTCAGTATTCGCGGCATCGGTGGCAACCGGGTACTGACCGTCATTGACGGTGTGCGCAGCACCGACATGTACGCGGCCGGGCCTTCTTCTTATGGAAAAGACGGGTTTGAAGTTGATGACCTGAAAGCTGTCGAAGTCATCCGTGGCCCGGCTTCAGTGTTATATGGTGCCGACGCGCTCGGTGGCGTTGTGTTGCTGAGAACGCGCGACGCAGCGGACTACCTGGCACCCGGTCAGGGCCTGCACACTGAGTTACGGGCCGCTGGCAGCAGCGACAACAATCAGGGCAAACTCGGCGCAACCATTGCCGGTCAGTCGGGCCGACTCGGCAGTGTGCTACAACTGACCCGTCGGGACTTTGAAGAGCAGGACGTCAATGGTTCCGGCTCGCTCAATCCGCAGGACGGCAACAGCAACAACCTGTTCTGGAAAACACAATGGGAAGCTTCAGCCAGCCAGTCTTTCAGCATTGCCATTGATGCCAGCGAACGTGAAATAGACACTCAGCTCGATAGTGAACTGAGCAGCAGCGTGTCCCGATCCGTTGGCACAGACACTACAAGTCGACAACGAATCAGCCTGATGCACAACTGGGAACTGCAAACCTCACTGGTGGACAATCTCAGTACACGATTGCATCGTCAGCGTACCAATGCCGACCAGCAGACCGGGCAGACCCGGACCAGTTACGCCTTTGTAAATCCGCGGAATCCAGCCAGTTTCCGCGGTACGCAGGCCGAACGTTTCACCAGTCTGGAGTTCAATCAGGACACAATCAGCGGCATGATCATTGCCGGCAAAAGTCTGGCATTGGGCAACACAACACACGACATGGTCTACGGCATCAGCCATGAACAGACCGAAACCGAACGTCCCCGTGACCGCTTTGATACCGACCTGAGCACCGGCACAATCAGCCGTGCCATTCCCAGCTACCCAATGGCACCGCCGGAAATCTTTCCCAACAAGACTTTCCCGGATACACGCACGGTGCGCAGCGGGCTATTTTTTCAGGATGAAATTGCTCTCATGGACGAGAACCTTATTGTCATTCCCGGCGTGCGCTATGACCGCTACCAGATGGACCCGGACACCGAAAGCCTGTTCACCGGAACCGGCGACATTTCCGACTGGGGTGGTTTTGAGATCAGCAAATTTGACGAAACCAAGGTGTCATATAACCTGGGCGCGATCTACCGGCTGAATGCCAACCTGACGACCTTCGCCCAGTACGCAGAAGGGTTCAGGCCACCAAACTTTGATGAAGCCAACCAAGCCTTTGTCAACCTGGGCCATGGTTATGCCACGGTTCCCAACCCGGACCTGAAAGCAGAAACCAGCCAAGGTATGGAGCTGGGGCTGCGTGGCACAACAGACTCCGGCCGCTTCACCCTCGCGCTGTTCGACAACCACTATGAAGATTTCATCGAAAGCGCACTGGTTGGCATGCAGGACGGCATCATGCTGTTCCAGGACAGCAATGTCGGTGAGGCAAGAATTTATGGCGCCGAGGCCACGTATGACTGGCAGCTCAATGCACAACTATCATGGCGCAACTCGCTGGCCTGGGCCAGGGGCCACGACGAAACCAGTGACACGGCGCTGAACTCGGTGGACCCTGTCACACTGGTCAGTGGTCTGCGCTATCAACGTAGCGATCGCTGGGCCATTGAAGGCATTGCCACCCTGGTCGGCAACAAAAGCCGTGTCGCTGCCGATGATCAGATTACCGGCGAGGCATATCAGGTTTTCGACCTGATCGGTCATTATCATTTGTCCCGCAGCGCCAGTATCCGGTTCGGTGTCTTTAATGTGTTCGATGCGCAATACGCCCGCTGGAGTCGCATTCGCGGTCTGAGCGCCGACGACGCCGATGCCATCGCCGATCGTCAGGCACCGGGCACAAACGCCCGGCTCGCAGTCAATTTTTCATTCTAG
- a CDS encoding sirohydrochlorin chelatase, translating to MTIIRGISLATWCFLMQATALHAQNVSQVGEGKFGVVVMAHGGPQAWNEGVTDMLRPLSRQYDLEIAFGMADAYSLQEAISKLESRGVTDIGVVRLFISGESWLERTGQILGLQEGAPERPEPDPQMHGEHGNHDTEAQHMGHRMEFWRVDSDARFRLSQEGLSEAPEMDKVLVDRVMALSSNPENEDVLILAHGPGDDAENERWLQYINERAAGLRSGYNFNAVKVATLREDWPEKRDAAQQIVRDYVGSANAAGRKALVIPYRVHGFGPYADVLAGLDYVADETGLVPHPAVADWIARQIRTLE from the coding sequence ATGACAATTATTCGGGGTATTTCATTGGCCACCTGGTGTTTTCTGATGCAGGCAACCGCCCTTCACGCGCAGAACGTCAGCCAGGTTGGTGAAGGCAAATTCGGTGTCGTGGTGATGGCACATGGCGGACCACAGGCCTGGAACGAGGGCGTGACCGACATGCTGCGACCACTGAGCCGACAATATGATCTGGAAATCGCGTTTGGTATGGCTGATGCCTATTCATTGCAGGAAGCCATCAGCAAGCTGGAATCGCGTGGCGTCACCGACATTGGCGTAGTGCGGCTGTTTATCAGCGGCGAAAGCTGGCTCGAGCGCACCGGACAGATTCTGGGCCTGCAGGAAGGAGCGCCGGAGCGACCAGAACCGGACCCACAAATGCATGGTGAGCATGGCAATCATGACACCGAAGCGCAGCATATGGGCCACCGTATGGAATTCTGGCGCGTGGACAGCGATGCCCGCTTTCGACTGAGCCAGGAAGGTCTGTCTGAAGCGCCTGAAATGGACAAGGTTCTGGTCGATCGGGTGATGGCGCTTAGCAGCAATCCGGAGAACGAGGATGTGCTGATTCTTGCACACGGCCCCGGCGATGATGCTGAGAACGAACGCTGGCTGCAGTATATCAATGAACGGGCAGCCGGTTTACGCAGTGGATACAATTTTAATGCTGTCAAGGTTGCTACCCTGCGGGAAGACTGGCCGGAAAAACGCGACGCCGCGCAACAGATCGTCCGTGATTATGTCGGAAGCGCCAATGCCGCCGGACGCAAAGCCCTGGTCATCCCCTACCGGGTTCATGGTTTTGGTCCTTACGCTGATGTGCTGGCAGGTCTTGACTATGTCGCCGATGAAACCGGTCTGGTGCCACACCCTGCGGTCGCCGACTGGATAGCCAGGCAGATACGCACTCTGGAATAA
- a CDS encoding aspartate/glutamate racemase family protein: protein MKTIGMLGGMSWESTQSYYRSINEGIKARLGGLHSAKIALYSVDFAEIESLQHRGEWEQTAEILGDAALSVQHAGADFLLICTNTMHKVAPQIQRRIDIPVLHIADATARVLLADGVSRVGLLGTRFTMEQDFYRERLQAQGIDVLVPGDDGRNVVHDVIYTELCLGVIKDDSRARYLDIVARLADNGAQAIILGCTEIALLIRQSDTQVPLYDTTAIHASEAIAMALAE from the coding sequence ATGAAAACGATTGGCATGCTCGGCGGCATGAGCTGGGAATCGACACAGAGTTATTACCGGTCCATCAACGAGGGCATCAAGGCCAGACTCGGCGGCCTGCACTCAGCAAAGATTGCGCTATACAGTGTCGATTTCGCGGAGATAGAGTCACTTCAGCATCGGGGCGAATGGGAACAGACAGCAGAAATTTTGGGCGACGCTGCGCTGTCAGTGCAACATGCCGGCGCTGATTTTCTGCTGATCTGTACCAACACCATGCACAAGGTGGCGCCGCAGATTCAGCGCCGTATTGATATCCCGGTGCTGCACATTGCTGATGCCACAGCCCGGGTACTTTTAGCCGACGGCGTTTCCCGGGTGGGCCTACTGGGCACACGGTTCACCATGGAACAGGACTTCTACAGGGAACGCCTGCAGGCACAGGGAATCGACGTGCTTGTCCCGGGCGATGATGGCCGTAACGTGGTTCATGATGTGATCTACACTGAACTGTGCCTGGGCGTCATCAAAGACGACTCCAGAGCACGATACCTGGACATAGTTGCACGGCTGGCAGACAACGGTGCCCAGGCCATCATTCTAGGCTGTACCGAAATCGCGTTATTGATCCGTCAGTCGGACACTCAGGTGCCCCTGTACGACACGACCGCTATTCACGCCAGCGAAGCCATCGCCATGGCACTTGCTGAATGA
- a CDS encoding YqaA family protein: MSYLSLFVTGFLAATLLPASSEVLLLALFQQGLSPALLWLSATLGNTLGSCVNWYLGREVLRFQNRRWFPVSSDSLQRAQRHFKRYGYWSLLFAWLPVVGDPLTFVAGTMRMRFSLFLVLVLLGKGLRYAVILLLAARIFAN; encoded by the coding sequence GTGTCCTACCTTTCGCTTTTTGTTACCGGTTTTCTCGCCGCTACGTTGTTGCCGGCTTCATCCGAAGTGCTGTTGCTGGCGCTGTTTCAGCAGGGCCTGTCGCCGGCCCTGCTCTGGTTATCGGCGACGTTGGGCAACACCCTGGGTTCTTGCGTGAACTGGTACCTGGGACGCGAAGTTCTGCGTTTCCAGAACCGGCGCTGGTTTCCGGTCAGCAGCGATAGTTTGCAACGAGCACAACGGCATTTCAAGCGTTATGGCTACTGGAGCCTGCTGTTTGCCTGGTTGCCGGTGGTCGGTGATCCGCTGACCTTTGTCGCCGGCACCATGCGTATGCGTTTCAGCCTGTTTCTGGTGTTGGTGTTGCTTGGCAAGGGCCTGCGCTATGCCGTGATTCTGTTGCTGGCGGCACGCATCTTTGCTAACTAG
- a CDS encoding DUF2835 domain-containing protein, which translates to MSRTLIVDLRISADEFLRHYQGSARHVSCYARDGRRVQFPTSILQRFISHNGIAGSFKLELDENNKLISVSQVGKL; encoded by the coding sequence ATGTCGCGCACCCTGATTGTTGACCTGCGCATCAGTGCCGATGAGTTCCTGCGCCACTATCAAGGCTCGGCGCGCCATGTCTCCTGCTATGCCCGGGACGGACGGCGCGTGCAATTCCCCACATCAATCCTGCAGCGTTTTATCAGTCACAACGGCATTGCAGGCAGCTTCAAGCTGGAGCTCGACGAAAACAACAAGCTGATCTCAGTCTCGCAGGTTGGCAAACTCTGA
- a CDS encoding class II aldolase/adducin family protein — MSANPQDLFSARPDNVSDEEWQVRIELAAAYRLVAHFGWDDLIFTHLSARVPGGDHHFLINPYGLMFHEITASSLVKVDKEGEILSDNGYKVNPAGFTIHSAIHMAREDAGSVMHLHNHAGTAVSAQKDGLLPITQTAMLVHPRIAYHDYEGVALNLEERERIVQDLGDKDIMILRNHGTLTLGKTIPEAFTLMYFLENACEKQIRAQAGGELCYPSQQAIETTRKQSQTLPKVAPLLWPGLLRTLDAKDPGYRN, encoded by the coding sequence ATGAGTGCCAATCCCCAAGACCTGTTTTCCGCGCGTCCGGATAATGTCAGCGATGAAGAATGGCAAGTTCGTATCGAACTGGCAGCGGCCTATCGCCTGGTGGCGCACTTTGGCTGGGATGATCTGATATTTACGCACCTGTCTGCGCGTGTGCCCGGTGGCGATCATCACTTTCTGATCAATCCCTATGGACTGATGTTTCATGAAATCACGGCCTCGTCGCTGGTCAAGGTCGACAAGGAAGGCGAGATCCTGTCCGACAATGGCTACAAGGTGAATCCAGCCGGGTTTACCATCCACAGTGCCATCCATATGGCGCGTGAGGACGCCGGCAGCGTCATGCACCTGCACAATCACGCAGGCACGGCGGTGTCAGCACAAAAAGACGGTCTGTTGCCAATCACCCAGACCGCCATGCTGGTGCATCCGCGCATTGCCTACCATGACTACGAGGGCGTCGCGCTGAATCTGGAAGAGCGTGAACGCATCGTTCAGGATCTGGGTGACAAGGACATCATGATACTGCGAAACCACGGCACGCTGACGCTGGGCAAGACCATACCGGAAGCCTTTACGCTGATGTATTTTCTGGAAAACGCCTGCGAGAAACAGATTCGTGCCCAGGCCGGTGGTGAACTGTGTTATCCGTCCCAGCAGGCCATTGAGACCACACGTAAACAGTCGCAGACATTGCCTAAAGTGGCGCCGTTGCTGTGGCCGGGATTATTGCGCACACTGGATGCCAAGGATCCTGGCTACCGCAATTGA
- a CDS encoding Lrp/AsnC ligand binding domain-containing protein, translated as MKTRRASSRELDKIDRQILRILQREGRISYVDLGERVGLSTTPCMERVKRLEREKFIISYGARLNPHKLQANLLVFVEISLTTKSASIFEDFRRAAIKLPHVMECHLVSGDFDYLVKARISEMASYRKLLGDILLKLPGVRESKSYIVMEEIKETLELPVPDDTPEIV; from the coding sequence GTGAAAACTCGCAGAGCCTCCAGTCGCGAGCTGGATAAGATCGATCGCCAGATTCTGCGCATCCTGCAGCGCGAGGGGCGAATCTCATACGTCGATCTGGGCGAACGGGTGGGTTTGTCGACAACGCCCTGTATGGAGCGGGTCAAACGACTGGAGCGGGAGAAATTCATTATCAGCTACGGTGCCCGGCTTAATCCGCACAAACTGCAGGCAAACCTGCTGGTCTTTGTCGAGATCAGCCTGACCACCAAGTCTGCCAGTATCTTTGAAGACTTCCGGCGTGCCGCCATCAAGTTGCCGCATGTGATGGAGTGCCATCTGGTGTCCGGCGATTTTGATTATCTGGTCAAGGCCAGAATTTCGGAGATGGCGTCATATCGAAAATTGCTGGGCGATATTCTGCTGAAGCTGCCTGGCGTGCGCGAATCAAAAAGTTACATTGTCATGGAAGAAATCAAGGAAACCCTGGAGTTGCCGGTGCCGGATGACACGCCGGAAATAGTTTAG
- a CDS encoding D-amino acid dehydrogenase: MQHVKQGHSLILGSGIIGITSAWYLAKAGHQVTVVDRQPGPAQETSFANAGMISPGYSAPWAAPGVPLKAIKWLLSRHAPLAIRPTADLSQYRWMLQMLRNCTADRYAINKERMMRLADHSRQCLIALRSETGINYEQRQRGTLQLFRTRKQRDAAAQDITVLQQLGVPFELLDQDGCIRAEPGLASSRDKIFGGLRLPLDETGDCQLFTKELEARCRALGVAFRYGCRIDTLNSDGNRITGVNIIERDGGTETLTADNYVLALGSYSPELLQPLGINLPVYPVKGYSLTVPVQDQNRAPVSTIMDETYKVAITRFDDRIRVGGTAELAGFDLRLRSKPLATLRMVVNDLFPGGGDNNDTRYWAGLRPMTPDGTPVVGATALKNLFLNTGHGTLGWTMSCGSAQLLSDIVDGQRPAISTDGFDIGRYTGRDPGSAHPYRPQAPAAGFYHS; this comes from the coding sequence ATGCAGCACGTCAAACAAGGACACAGCCTGATTCTGGGCAGCGGCATCATCGGCATTACCAGCGCCTGGTATCTGGCCAAAGCAGGTCATCAGGTGACGGTAGTTGACCGTCAGCCGGGTCCGGCCCAGGAAACCAGCTTCGCCAATGCGGGCATGATATCCCCTGGCTATTCAGCGCCGTGGGCGGCGCCCGGGGTGCCGCTGAAAGCCATCAAGTGGTTGCTGTCCAGACATGCGCCACTGGCCATCCGGCCAACGGCGGACCTGAGCCAGTACCGCTGGATGCTGCAGATGCTGCGCAACTGTACCGCGGATCGCTACGCCATCAATAAGGAACGTATGATGCGCCTGGCCGATCACAGCCGCCAGTGCCTGATCGCACTGCGCTCGGAAACCGGCATTAACTATGAGCAGCGTCAACGAGGCACACTGCAACTGTTTCGCACCCGCAAACAGCGTGATGCGGCAGCGCAGGACATCACTGTGCTGCAGCAGCTGGGGGTGCCGTTTGAACTGCTCGATCAGGACGGTTGTATTCGTGCCGAGCCCGGTCTGGCCAGCAGCCGGGACAAAATTTTTGGTGGACTGCGCCTGCCGCTAGATGAGACCGGTGATTGCCAGCTGTTTACCAAAGAACTTGAAGCACGCTGTCGTGCGCTGGGCGTGGCGTTCCGGTACGGATGTCGTATCGACACCTTGAACAGCGACGGCAATCGCATTACCGGCGTCAATATCATTGAGAGGGATGGCGGTACCGAAACGTTGACGGCGGACAACTACGTGCTGGCACTGGGCAGCTACTCGCCTGAACTGCTGCAACCACTGGGCATCAACCTGCCGGTCTATCCCGTTAAAGGTTATTCACTGACCGTTCCCGTACAGGACCAGAACAGGGCACCGGTGTCGACCATTATGGATGAAACCTACAAGGTCGCTATCACCCGCTTTGATGACCGCATCCGTGTCGGCGGCACCGCCGAACTGGCCGGCTTCGACTTGCGCCTGCGCAGCAAACCACTGGCAACCCTGCGCATGGTGGTCAACGATCTCTTCCCGGGCGGTGGTGATAACAATGACACCCGTTACTGGGCTGGCCTGCGCCCGATGACGCCCGACGGTACACCGGTGGTGGGTGCAACGGCTCTCAAGAACCTGTTTCTGAACACTGGCCATGGAACTTTGGGCTGGACCATGTCTTGCGGTTCGGCACAGTTGTTGTCTGACATTGTCGATGGTCAACGCCCGGCAATTTCGACTGATGGGTTCGACATTGGCCGCTACACAGGTCGGGATCCTGGGTCAGCCCACCCCTATCGACCGCAGGCACCGGCAGCCGGTTTCTACCACTCATAA
- a CDS encoding SRPBCC family protein produces MKNQGKTSDQQTQDSIVKLVDIKAPVPRVWQAISDHRQFGEWFRVKLNEPFVAGEKSTGVTTYPGYEGYEWLAIVETVTPESLLAFHWYHEGEGSELALNEEPTTRVEFHLQAIAGGTRLTITESGLSALPESRRQDIIRSNTQGWDIQADHIREFVAEHA; encoded by the coding sequence ATGAAAAATCAAGGCAAAACGTCAGATCAACAAACACAAGACAGTATTGTAAAGCTCGTTGATATCAAGGCGCCCGTGCCCCGGGTCTGGCAGGCCATCAGTGACCACCGGCAGTTTGGTGAATGGTTTCGCGTAAAACTGAACGAACCTTTTGTTGCTGGCGAAAAATCAACGGGCGTCACCACCTACCCCGGCTACGAAGGTTACGAGTGGCTGGCCATTGTGGAAACGGTGACACCAGAAAGCCTGCTGGCATTTCACTGGTATCATGAGGGTGAAGGCTCCGAGCTTGCCCTGAACGAAGAACCCACAACACGGGTTGAGTTTCACCTGCAGGCCATTGCGGGCGGTACTCGCCTGACCATTACCGAATCGGGGCTGTCCGCTCTGCCCGAATCACGACGTCAGGACATCATCCGCAGCAATACGCAAGGCTGGGACATCCAGGCCGATCACATTCGTGAATTCGTGGCCGAACATGCCTGA
- a CDS encoding ArsR/SmtB family transcription factor, producing MPESSGHSHHLPELAVPVFAALADPTRLALLSRLQDGQPHAIVDLTEGSGLSRQAISKHLTVLHDAGLVESRRQGRESRYLYRPQGMQQARSYLDRVAQQWDDAIDRLKAFVE from the coding sequence ATGCCTGAATCATCTGGGCACTCGCATCATCTGCCGGAACTGGCCGTGCCGGTTTTTGCCGCGCTCGCTGATCCGACGCGGCTGGCATTGTTGAGCCGATTGCAGGACGGGCAGCCTCACGCCATCGTTGACCTGACCGAAGGCAGCGGTCTGAGCCGACAGGCCATCAGCAAGCATCTGACGGTATTACATGATGCCGGGTTGGTAGAAAGTCGGCGTCAGGGGCGCGAGAGCCGTTATCTGTACCGGCCGCAAGGCATGCAACAGGCGCGTAGCTACCTGGATAGAGTGGCACAGCAATGGGACGATGCCATTGATCGGCTGAAGGCGTTTGTTGAATGA